Proteins from one Halanaerobiaceae bacterium ANBcell28 genomic window:
- the fabZ gene encoding 3-hydroxyacyl-ACP dehydratase FabZ translates to MIYIEKIQNLLPHRYPFLLVDRIEKVNEGESIVGIKNVTMNEEFFQGHYPGHPIMPGVLIVESMAQVGGYLMMLDLEDPEEKLPFFAGIDKARFRKPVVPGDQLRIKAEIIKNRGRIAKISAKAYVDDQVAAEAELMFAIQDK, encoded by the coding sequence GTGATATATATTGAAAAAATACAAAATTTATTACCGCACAGGTATCCCTTTTTGCTTGTAGATAGAATTGAAAAAGTTAATGAAGGGGAAAGTATTGTTGGCATTAAAAATGTCACTATGAATGAAGAGTTTTTCCAAGGTCATTACCCTGGACATCCTATTATGCCAGGAGTTTTAATTGTTGAGTCAATGGCACAAGTTGGTGGTTATTTAATGATGCTTGATTTAGAAGATCCTGAAGAAAAGTTGCCATTTTTTGCAGGCATAGATAAAGCAAGGTTCCGCAAACCAGTAGTGCCAGGAGATCAATTAAGAATTAAAGCTGAGATAATTAAAAATCGAGGTAGGATAGCAAAGATAAGTGCTAAAGCATATGTTGATGATCAAGTAGCAGCTGAAGCAGAATTGATGTTTGCAATACAGGACAAATAA
- a CDS encoding amino acid ABC transporter ATP-binding protein gives MLTINNLKKSYDDDIVLNGLNFTLEPGEIVAILGPSGCGKSTFIRTINRLVEIDAGEIYFKGLPLHNLDSEEMEEIRQNIGFVFQHFNLISRLSVKQNVSLGLVKKGFSIEEAYHKSLLALDKVGLKQLADVSVTKLSGGEKQRVGIARALVLEPDLILLDEPTASLDPILVRDVLDVLEDIAKGRQNTSMIIVTHEVTFARRVADKIYFMDKGKFIESGEPKAVLNNPRSWIGKKYKSIINYK, from the coding sequence TTGCTGACAATAAATAATTTGAAAAAAAGCTATGACGATGATATAGTATTAAATGGATTAAACTTCACTTTAGAGCCTGGTGAAATCGTAGCTATTTTAGGGCCTAGTGGTTGTGGTAAATCCACCTTTATTCGTACTATTAATCGTTTGGTGGAAATCGATGCAGGGGAAATATATTTTAAAGGACTTCCTCTGCACAACTTGGATTCAGAAGAAATGGAGGAAATTAGACAAAACATTGGTTTTGTTTTTCAACATTTCAACCTAATTAGTCGTTTGTCTGTTAAGCAAAATGTTTCTTTGGGATTAGTAAAAAAAGGTTTTAGTATTGAAGAAGCTTATCACAAGTCCCTTTTAGCTTTGGATAAAGTTGGCTTGAAGCAACTTGCTGATGTTTCTGTGACTAAGCTTAGCGGTGGTGAAAAACAAAGAGTAGGTATAGCACGGGCTTTGGTTTTGGAGCCTGATTTGATCTTGCTTGATGAGCCAACAGCTTCATTAGATCCTATTTTGGTAAGGGATGTTCTCGATGTATTGGAGGATATAGCTAAAGGACGTCAAAACACATCAATGATAATTGTTACACATGAAGTTACCTTTGCGCGAAGAGTCGCTGATAAAATATATTTTATGGATAAGGGTAAGTTTATTGAAAGTGGTGAGCCAAAGGCTGTTCTTAATAATCCTAGGTCATGGATAGGCAAAAAGTACAAAAGTATAATAAATTATAAATAA
- the lpxC gene encoding UDP-3-O-acyl-N-acetylglucosamine deacetylase produces MFQRQEMQRTIAKAIEYSGIALHTGKEVNIRCFPAESNTGIVFRRVDLNDHPEIQVKPSTVVSTKRCTSIGLSNRSDCVVHTIEHLMAALWALGIDNLIIEIDNAETPVADGSALSYIKSLEKIGTVELKSARKIKEINQAIYHKKDDMYLVIMPYNGFKITYTLVYDHPVIGTQFFEYDNAIDDFIKEIAPARTFGFEREVEALHRRGLALGGSLENAVLIGEEKTINPLRFPDEFVRHKILDITGDMFLNGYIKGHIIAVRSGHHLHVELAKKIAASV; encoded by the coding sequence GTGTTTCAGAGACAAGAGATGCAAAGAACTATTGCAAAAGCAATAGAGTATTCTGGTATTGCTCTTCATACTGGTAAAGAGGTCAATATAAGATGTTTCCCTGCTGAAAGTAATACAGGTATTGTTTTTCGTAGAGTTGACCTTAATGACCACCCCGAGATACAGGTGAAACCATCTACTGTGGTATCGACAAAAAGATGTACTAGTATTGGTTTGTCGAATCGTTCAGATTGTGTAGTTCATACAATAGAACATTTAATGGCAGCTTTATGGGCTTTAGGAATTGATAATCTAATAATTGAAATAGATAATGCAGAAACTCCAGTTGCTGATGGAAGCGCCTTATCTTATATAAAATCACTAGAAAAGATAGGTACAGTGGAATTAAAGTCAGCACGGAAAATTAAAGAAATAAATCAGGCTATTTATCATAAAAAAGATGACATGTATCTTGTAATTATGCCTTATAATGGATTTAAAATCACTTATACATTAGTATATGACCATCCAGTAATAGGCACACAGTTTTTTGAATATGACAATGCTATAGATGATTTTATTAAGGAGATTGCTCCTGCACGAACTTTTGGCTTTGAACGCGAAGTTGAAGCTCTCCATAGAAGGGGTTTGGCTTTAGGAGGAAGCTTAGAAAACGCTGTTTTAATAGGTGAAGAAAAAACAATCAACCCTTTGCGTTTCCCCGATGAATTTGTTAGGCATAAAATTCTTGATATAACTGGTGATATGTTTTTAAACGGTTATATAAAAGGGCATATAATTGCCGTTAGGTCTGGGCATCATCTTCATGTGGAGTTAGCAAAAAAGATAGCCGCAAGTGTTTGA